The following are encoded together in the Astyanax mexicanus isolate ESR-SI-001 chromosome 8, AstMex3_surface, whole genome shotgun sequence genome:
- the faim2a gene encoding protein lifeguard 2a translates to MSLPTSPPSYAEATAGDKERGVGNPPPPPMPMHPSWAYVHPAPSPGYTNPYASDMSSPFSDPSSSGSFDGLSGSSWEDKNVRRMFIRKVFCILMVQLMVTFGVVALFTFCEPVRQFIQYNRILYLASYMTFMGTYLVLVFSSSARRRYPTNMILLGIFTLALSYMAGMLASYHNTKVVMMCVGITALVCLAVTLFCFQTKVDFTSRHGLLFSLLMVLMITGLLLIFTVPFGYIPWLQTAYAGLCALVFTLFLAFDVQLLMGNRRYSLSPEEHVFGALCLYMDIVYIFFFLLQLFGSRE, encoded by the exons ATGAGCCTGCCCACTTCTCCTCCGAGCTATGCGGAGGCCACAGCAGGAGATAAAGAGCGAGGAGTTGGCAACCCACCACCTCCACCCATGCCCATGCATCCCAGCTGGGCCTATGTGCATCCAGCTCCCA GTCCAGGATACACTAACCCGTACGCTTCAGACATGTCCTCGCCCTTCTCTGATCCGAGCTCTAGTGGGAGCTTCGATGGCCTCAGCGGGAGTAGCTGGGAGGACAAGAACGTCCGCCGTATGTTCATCAGAAAG GTGTTCTGTATCCTCATGGTTCAGCTCATGGTGACATTTGGTGTCGTAGCACTCTTCACTTTCTG CGAGCCAGTGCGACAGTTTATTCAGTACAATCGTATCCTCTACCTTGCCTCATA TATGACCTTCATGGGAACATACTTGGTGCTGGTATTCAGCTCAAGTGCACG ACGAAGATACCCAACCAACATGATCCTCCTTGGCATATTT ACTTTGGCACTGTCGTACATGGCTGGCATGCTTGCAAG CTACCACAATACCAAAGTAGTGATGATGTGTGTGGGTATAACTGCGTTAGTGTGCCTCGCTGTCACCCTTTTCTGTTTCCAGACCAAG GTTGATTTTACTTCTCGTCATGGTCTGCTCTTCTCACTCTTGATGGTGCTGATGATCACTGGACTGCTGCTCATCTTCACCGTGCCATTTGGCTAT ATCCCCTGGTTACAGACTGCATATGCTGGATTGTGTGCCCTAGTTTTCACTTTG TTCTTGGCGTTTGACGTGCAGCTGTTGATGGGTAACCGCCGGTACTCCCTGAGCCCTGAGGAGCATGTATTTGGAGCACTCTGCCTCTACATGGACATCGTCtacatcttcttcttcctccttcagCTGTTTGGGAGTCGTGAGTGA